The following is a genomic window from Syntrophaceae bacterium.
CCCTGAAGGCGTTTTGACCTGGATCCGAGGGAAGCAGATCGCGCACGGCAAGCCAGCCCCCCACGTCCCTCCAGGAAAACCGGGCGGATACGCAGCGCAGCGGGGTCCGGGTCTTCTCCATGACCCCGTAGTCGATGGAAATGGGGCGGATGGCGGAAAAGGCCTTCTCGAGGGCTTCCTGCCACTGCGGGGTCCCGTCGGACCCGCCGAGCGGCTCGAAGGCATCGGCGTGCCCCGGCAGCCAGGTCCGAATCTCCCGCAGGATCGCCGAGGCCCTCCAGACGAACATGCCCGAGTTCCAGAGGAAACGCCCCGAGTCCACGTAGCGCCGGGCCGTCTCGAGATCGGGCTTTTCCTTGAATCGCCGGAGCTCGAAATGCTCGATGGCGCCGTCGGCCGCGAGGGCGGCACCGGTTTCGAGATAGCCGTAGACCGTGGCCGGGTAGGCCGGCCGGATCCCGAAGGTGTAGAAAACGTCGGCGGCGGCGACCTGCCGGGCCGCCGAGACCAGGTCCTGCTGAAAGAGATCCGCCGGCTCGATCAGGTGATCGGCCGTCAGCGTCAGGATGATGCTGTCGCCGAAACGCTTGCGCACCAGGACGGCCGCAAGCGCGACGGCGGCCGCCGTGTCGCGGCGGAGCGGCTCGCCGATGACGTGACCGGCCGGCAGCTCCGGGAGCTGCTGCCGGGCCAGCTCGACATGCGCGGCGTTGGTGAGGAGCAGGATCCGTCCCGGGTCGACCAGTCCCCGCAGCCTGTCAAAACTCATCTGCAGGAGGCTTCGGTCGCCCTGCAGGGTGACGAACTGCTTGGGCCTCTCAGGGGTGCTCAGCGGCCAGAACCTCGTCCCCATGCCCCCGGCCATGATGACGGCCACAAGACCCTTTTCCAGATCGGACATCCCCGCCTCCCGTCCCCGCATCCCTCAGTCCCTTGAAGCCCGGCCGTAATCGTCTTCGAAGCGCTCGATGTCGCTTTCGTCGAAGGCGTCTCCGGTCTGGATCTCCACGATCACCAGTTCCGTCTCCCCCGTGTTCATGACCCGGTGCAGCGAGCCCCTCGGGATGTCGACGGACTGCCCCCTTCGCAGGGTGCATTCCCCGCCGTCGACCGTCATCCGCGCCTCCCCGGAGATGATCACCCAGTGCTCGTCCCGGTGGCGGTGCCTCTGCAGGCTCAGCCGCTTCCCCGGGTAGACGACGATCCGCTTGAGCTTGTGGTGCGCATCCTCCGAAAGGACGCTGAAGTACCCCCAGGGGCGTTCTTCCTTGTGCTGCGAACCCATCACGGAATCATCCCTGACGCTCTTGTACCGCCCGGTGTACGGAGCCGGACGCACGCGGAGACGGTAACACATTTCGGGAAGCAGCACCACCCTGTTTTGACTGGACTTTCCTACACGGCTGTGGAAAGGTGACCGTAATTCCGCACCCGTGGAAAGGAACGCGCCATGAAGATCCTCTTTGCTGCGCCCGAGAAGGCCTGGGGCGGGGTCCTCGGCCTGCTTCGAGAGGCCCTGCCGGAGCACGAATTCGTGGCCCTCGGGCATTTTGCACCCGAAAGCCTCAAGGGGTATGATGTCGTCATCCCGACGATGTCCCGCATCACGGGGCCGCTTCTCGACGGGGCGGACCGGCTGCGCCTGGTCCAGCAGGTCGGCTCCGGGCTGGAAGGGGTCGACATCGAGGCGGCAAAGAAGAGGGGCATCCGGGTTGCCAACGTCCCGACGGACGCCTGCGGCAACGCCGATTCGGTGGCGGAGCTGGGGATCTATCTCATGATCGGGCTGGCACGGAACGCCCGGGGCATGGCGGCAAGCTTTGCCGACCGGAAGATCGGAGAGCCGCGCGGAACGACCCTCATGGGGAAGACGGCGGGGATCGTGGGCCTGGGGGGCATCGGGAAAGCCCTGATCCGGCGGCTGCGCGCACTGGACATGAAGCTCGTCGGAATCAAGCGGGACGCCTCCGGCGCATCCGCCGCGGAGATGGGCCTGGACTGGGTGGGAGGCCGCGGGGATCTCGAGCGGCTTCTCGGCATGTCGGACTTCGTCGTTCTTTGCCTGCCCCTCACCGCGGAGAGCCGCAATCTGCTCAATGACAGGACGTTCGCCGCCATGAAGCAGGGCAGTTTCCTCATCAACCTTTCGCGGGGAGGCCTCGTTGACCGGAATGCCCTCGAACACGCGCTCGCCGCAGGCAAAATCGCCGGTGCGGGCCTCGACGTGTTCTGGGAGGAGCCGGTCGACCCGGCCGATCCGATCTTCCGGCACAACGTCGTCGTGACCCCGCACGTCGGCGGTTCGACGGACATCTCCATCGGGGGCATCGCCAGGATCGTGGCCGACAACATCCGCCGGGCCGCCGAGGGGCAGCAGCCCCTCTACGCGAAGTAGGCGGACGCCTCCCGGTTATTTCGGCAGGTTCGCCTCCGCGAACGCCCAGTTCACGAGCCGGTCGAGAGACGCTTCCACGAAATCCTTCCGGCGGTTCTGGTAGTCGAGGTAGTATGCGTGCTCCCAGACGTCGATCGTCAGCAGCGGCTGAAGCCCCCGCGTGATCGGGTTCTCGGCGTTCGGGGTCTTGACGACCTTGAGCGTCTTTCCATCCGCAACGAGCCATGCCCAGCCGCTGCCGAACTGGCCCAGGGCCGCCGCGAGGAACTCCTTCCGGAAATTTTCGTAGCTCCCGAAATCCCGGTCGATCCGCCTGCCGATCTCGCCGGCCGGCCTGCCGCCGCCCCCGGCCTTCATGCCGTTCCAGTAGAACGTGTGATTCCAGACCTGTGCGGCGTTGTTGAAGACGGCCTCCTGCCCGTGACCCGATGCGGAGGCACGGATCACCGCCTCGAGGCTCATCTTCTCGTAGGGGGTGCCCTTGACGAGGCCGTTGAGGTTGTCGAGATAGCCCCGGTGATGCTTGCCGTAGTGAAACCCCACCGTCGCGGCCGAGATGACCGGGGCCAGGGCGTCCTGCGCATAGGGCAGCGGCGGCAGTTCGAAGGGCCCCTTCGCCTGTGCCGATGCCCCCGAGGGGGCCGCGACAGGCGATAACGCCATCAGGGCGCATCCCGCCAGGGACGCGCGCATGAATTCACGCCTCGTGAGTCCGCCCGCTGTGACCCGCTCTTCCATGGCAATCCTCCTGTTCGGTTCGTTCCGCGCACCGGCCCGGCCTCCACGTCATGCTAGCAGAATCGGCCGGGAAAGAACAGGGGCGGCCCCCCCTTCGCCCCGCTTGAGGCTTCCCGGGAATGCGCGGAAATGATTTGCAGCATCCCCCCTGTTTCGCTATAGTCTCAACGGCTGCGGGCAATTGGGTGCCCCGGCGGCATTCGCCGCAAAACCCGCACCCCTTGCCGTCCGCGGCATACCGCCGATGAGAAACCATCATGCCGTCGACGCCCGCACGCCCCTGGAGAGGCTCCGGGGGCTGGCAGGCTTTTTTTTCCGCCGGAAGATCCTCGGCCGGGACGTGCCGCTCCTGGCCAGCTTCAAGCTCACCTATCGATGCAATCTGCGCTGCGCGCCCTGCCCCTATCACCGCCGGGAGGATGCGGACTCGAGCATCCGATGGGAATCCGCGACGGCCGCCCTCGACGCCCTGGTTCGCGGCGGCTGCCGGATCGCCGTCTTCGAGGGGGGCGAGCCCCTCCTGTGGCGCGACGGCGCAAAGCGCTTCGGTGACATCGCCCGCCGGGCCCGGGAGCGCTTTCTCTGCACGGCGGCAACGACCAACGGCACCCTGCCCCTCGACGTGCCCGTCGATGTCCTCTGGGTGAGCCTCGACGGGACGAAGGGAACGCACGACCGCCTGCGGAGCGGCTCCTTCGACCGGGTGTGGGAGAATCTCAGGCACCCGCCCCGGTGCAAGCTGCTCGTCCACTTCACGATGAACCGGGAAAACTGGCGCGAGCTGCCGCAGCTTCTCGACGCGCTCAAGGAGAGACCGGCGGTGCGCGGCGTGACGCTGCAGCTCTTCTACCCGTACGGGCAGGGGGAGGATGTCCTGTCGCTGAGCCCCGACGAGAGGCGCGAGGCGATCGGCCTGGCCGTCCGTCTCAAGGAACGCGGCTACCCGATCGTCAACTCGCGGCGGGCCCTCGAGCGGATGATCACCAACGGGTGGACGTGCCGCGACCGGCTGCTGGCCAACGTGGACCCCGACGGGTCCGTCACGCAGGGCTGCTACGTCCGCAGCCGCGGCGAGGTCCGATGCAGCGACTGCGGCTTCACACCCGTGGCCGAACTCTCGGGCGCCGTCGATCTCGCCCCCGGTTCCATCCTGGCCGGCTGGAAGGCCTTCGTGAGCGCCTGACAGAGGGCCTCTCTTACGAACGGCCCGGCACGCCCCGCTTGCACCCCCGCTTCTGTACCGCCGGAACCCGGCAATCAAATCTCCCATTGACAGCCGCCGCGGATCATGATTTCATCCGGCCCACGATCCCAGGGGTTCGGGCATGAAGCGACGGAGAAGGCATTCGCTGACCCTGGCGGCCATCACAGCGGCCCTTGCTGTGGGGGTCGCGATCCTCTACGTCGATTTCTATGATAACGGCGATCTCGTCTGTCTCCAGCAGCTCTCCTCAGTTGATAACGAAGAGGCGCTCAACATTCTGAGGAAGAACCCCAGGATGCCCGTTGCGGCGGATGCGATCGTCCCCTCTTCCGGTTCCATCCTCTCCGAGGCGACACCGTTTCCATCCCCCGGGCCCGCTGCATCCGCACAACGCCGTTCCATCCTTCGCTGTTAAGATCTCCGCCCCCTCTTTTCGCATCCCCCAACCCGATGCAGTCGGAGACGCCCGCAGTTCGCGCGGCCTTTCATGCGCCGGTTTTCCGGCAGGTCTCTTTCTGCAAGGGCTGCGGCAGGGGGCGAATCGATCCCATGCCCCGCCGATACGGCTCCCCAGTCACGGGACAAGGTCAGGATTCAGTCCCTTGTGAATGATTCGGGAGGTGAGACCCCATGTTTGGCATCGTCATGCCGGAAATGATCATCATCGTCATCGTGTCTCTTGTCTTCTTCGGCCCGGGGAGGGTACCGGAACTGGGAAGCAGCATCGGCAAAGCGACCCAAGGCTTCAAGAAGGCCATGACGGAGACGGAAAAGGAACCCGACTCGAAACAGGACAGGCAGGGGTAGGCCGCGTGGACCTGGGACAACTGGGAGAACTATCGCTTCGCTGGGACTTCGTCGCCGCCTTCATGAGCATCATCCTCATCGATTTGATCCTCGCGGGGGACAACGCCGTGGTCATCGCAGCGGCCGTCCGCACGCTGCCCCGGAAGCAGCGGCAGAAAGGAATCCTGCTGGGCGCCGGTGCGGCCGTTGTGCTGCGGGTCATTCTCACCTACTTTGCGGCCCAGCTGCTGCAGATGGCGTACGTGAAACTGATCGGGGGTCTTTTCATCCTCTGGGTCGCGGTGAAACTCTTTGTCGACAGCGCCCCGGAGGAGGAGGAAGTCCGGCAGAGCGCCACGTCGATCCTGCAGGCTCTCTGGGTCATCGTCGTCGCCGACCTCACGATGTCCGTGGACAACGTGCTGGCCGTGGCGGGGGCGTCGAAAGGCAATCTTTTCCTGCTTCTCTTCGGTCTCGGGCTGAGCATCCCCTTCGTGGTGCTCACGAGCAGCCTGCTTTCCCTCCTCATGGACAAATACCCGTTCATCCTCTATGTTGGAGCCGGGGTCCTCGGCAAGGTGGGTGGGGAGATGATCTTCACGGATCCGGCGGTTATCCAGTGGATCCGAGTGCCCGAGCCCTTGCTCTACGGGCTGGAGGCGCTCTTTGCCGTCGGCGTCATCGTGGCCGGGAAGCTCTGGGTACGCCGGAAACCGGAGAAAAATCCCTAGCACCCCCGGCACGATTTCGGCCAACCGCATGATCCACGGTGCCTCGTTCGCCGGGCTGCTACGTCCGCAGCCGCGGCGAGGTCCGATGCAGCGACTGCGGCTTCACGCCCGTGGCCGAGCTCTCGGGTGCCGTCGATCTCGCCCCCGGTTCCATCCTGGCCGGCCGGAAGGCCCTCGTGAGCGACTGATGCGGCAGTAAGGGTGCGGAAGTGAATCTCTTCAAGAAGATTGTGCGCGGCACTTCAAGAAAGCTCAAGGGGCCGCCGACAAGCATGCCGGTCAGGCGGTCCCGTTCGACGCGGACGGCAAAAATAGAACATTGATAACCCGTAAACAGGCAGGAGGGCCATGCATCACTACCACAAGCTTCAGGAGAAACTGGATACCCATCCGATCGGCGCCCCCAGGAGCGAGGAGTTCCTGGAGATACTCAAGATCCTCTTCCTCCCTGATGAGGTCGAACTGGCGACCTTGCTGGAATTCAGGCTGCAGAAGGCAAGCGACGTGGCGAAACGGGCCGGCATCGGGGCCGATGAAGCCTTGCGAAAGCTGGAAGCCATGGCCGACCGCGGCTCCGTCCTGGCCAAGGTTGTGGACGGCGAGCATGCGTACGCGCTGCTGCCGAACTATCCTGGGCTGTTCGAGTATCCCGTCATGAAGGGGTTGGACGAGCCGACGCGCGACCGCCTCGCCCAGCTCTGGCATGCCTACTACATGAAGGACATGGCCGCGGAGCTCGCCTCGGCCGACCCGCCCTGGAACCGGATTTTCCCGGCGGAGAGCGCGATCCCCGACGAAATCGAAATCCTGCCGTATGAAGTCGCCTCGCGGATGATGGAGAAAAATGACGTGATCGCCGTGGCCAACTGTCCCTGCCGCATCCTCGGCAGGAACTGCGGGAAACCGCTGGAGGTCTGTCTCTGCTTCGACGGCGCCGCCCGGTTTCTCGCGGAGCGGGGGATGGCGAAAATCATTCCCCTGGAAGAGGCGCGGGAGGTGCTGAAACGGTCGGAGGATGCCGGGCTCGTGCACACGGGCAGCAACAATGCGGAAAAGCTCCTCTTCATGTGCAACTGCTGCCCGTGCTGCTGTCATCTGCTGATGCTGATCACGAAGCACAACCGGACGGAGGCCCTTGCGAAATCCAGCTACCGGGCGAATTTCGATGCCGGTTCATGCATCGGCTGCGGTCTCTGCGAGGAGCGCTGCCCCGTGGGGGCCTTTCACATGCACGAGGACGTCGCCGACTTCGATGCGGCGGCCTGCATCGGCTGCGGGCTCTGCGTATCCACCTGTCCCTCTGATGCCATTGCCCTGGTCAAGCGGGATGACTACATGCCGCCGCCCGCCAACCTGAATGACCTTGTAAAGAAGATCTCCGGGAAGAAACGGAAAGACAGGGATGCGGGCTAGCTGAATCGGCCCCCCGCCGGGACGGCCCGCAAAGGGGGGGCGCGAACAATGGATGGCTTCGGGCAACGGGGCGCTTTTCAGTGCCGCGACCCCTCGATCTCCATCCGCAACGCCAGCACCTCCATCAGGTCCTTCAGCGTCACGATGCCCGCCAGGCGGCCGTTGTCGACGACCAGGAGACGGCTGTTGCCCGTCTCGTTCATCATCCCCAGCACGGACAGGGCGTCCGCATCGGGGCCGATGACGGTCGCCTCGTCACAGCGCCCGGCCGCTTCGCCCACGAGCCGGCGGGGCCATTCGGCCCGGGGGACATCCTTGAGCGACCGGACGGTGAGGCATCCGACCAGTTCCCCGCCCTCCACGACGGGGTAGATCTGGTGGTGGGTGCGGTAGAGATACCCCTCCACGAAATCCTGCAGGGTGATGCCCGGCGGCACGCTGACGGGATCGGGGGTCATGAAACGGCTCACCTTGAGGCCCGCCAGGGCATCGCGGGTCAGGACCTGTTGGTACGAGGCCCGGGCGGCTCCGCGCAAGAACAGGCCGATCATCGCCTGCCAGAGGCCCCCGATGAAGTTGCCCTCGATGATCCCCCAGAGACCCATGGCGATAAAAACGAACGCGAAGCCCGATCCGACCTGCGAGGAGACCATCGTGGCCCAGCGCAGATCGCCCTTCCAGGACCAGAGGGCGGAGCGGAACACCCTGCCCCCGTCCAGGGGAAAGGCGGGCAGGAGGTTGAACAGGGCCAGGATGGCGTTCACCCAGACCAGGTAGAACAGGACGCCGTTGATCGCCGCAGGCCAGCCGAACGACTCACCGGCCTGGAGGATGCCGTAGAACGCCGCCGCAAGGACCAGGCTTGACACGGGACCGATGACGGCCGTGAGGAACTCGGCCCTCGCGCTGGGCGGCTCCTCGCTCATTTCGGCCACGCCGCCGAAGATGAACAGGGTGATCCCTCGCATGGGTATGCCGAAACGCCGGGCCACGAGGGAGTGGCTCAGCTCGTGAAAGATGATGGAGAGGAACAGCCCCACGGCGCCGGCCACCCCCATGGCCCAGTAGTTTGCCGTCGGCATGTCCTCGAAATAAGCGGGGAAGACCCCCTTGGCGAGCGACCAGGTGATGAGGACGGCCAGGATGATCCAGCTCGAGTCGAGCTTGACCTCGAAGCCCAGGAGTTTAAACAGCGTGACTCGATTTCCGAACATGATCCCCTCCCGCCCTCCTGTCGGCCCTTCTCAGAATGCCTCTCAACGCACCTTGCATCAGCAGGTACAACAGGGTGTTTCTCTCATCTGCCGTAGGTTTTCGTCATCTCCAGTATCCGGTGCTCGAGGCGGCGGTCGATCTGACCCGGGACGAGGCGCCATCGCCACCAGCCGCCCCTGCCGGCGGGCAGGTTCATCCGGGCCTCAGCGCCCAGGCCCAGCCAGTCCTGCATCGGGATGATGGCTGTCGCGGCAACGGACATCATCGCAAGGCGGATCATCGCCTCGTGAACGCGCCCCGCCGGGACCCTGCAGCCGATGTAGCAGAAGAATTTCTCCCTCTCGTCCTCCCGCGCATCCCCTTCGAACCAGCCCCGCACGGTGTTGTTGTCGTGGGTCCCCGTGTAGACGAAATCCCTCTCGCTGTGGCTGTGGGGGGCATGGTGCTCCGAGCCGTCCTCTGCGCCGAAGGCAAAGAGGAGGACCCGCATGCCGGGCAGTCCGAGGCGGTCGAGAAGGGCGCGGACCTCGGGCGTGATGTGCCCCAGGTCCTCCGCCACCAGCACGCTCCCCGGCACCTTGCGCAGGACGGCCCGAAACAGCCCCGGGGCCTGCGCGGGCACCCATCTTCCCCGTGCGGCGGTCCGGTGTCCCGCCGGGACTTCCCAGTAGGAGACGAGGCCGCGGAAGTGATCGATGCGGACGAGGTCGAAGAGCCTCAGGCTGTGGCGGACCCGGGAAACCCACCAGGCAAAGCGGGTTTTCCTGTGGACGCCCCAATCGTAGACGGGATTCCCCCAGAGCTGACCCGTGCGGCTGAAGTAGTCCGGCGGGACACCGGCCACGAAGGCGGGGCGGCCTTCCGCGTCCAGCTTGAAAAGGTTCGGGTTTCCCCACACGTCCGCGCTGTCGTGATGCACATAGCAGGGCAGGTCCCCCATGACCAGGACCCCGAGCCCGTTGCAGTAGGCCTTGAGAGCCGCCCATTGCCTGAAGAAGAGATACTGCCTGAACTTCTGCTCCTCGATCACGGGGGCCAGCTCGCGGATCTGCGGCCCCAGGACCCTCATCCTGCGGCTGCGAAACCCCTCGGGCCAGCCCGTCCAGGGGACCCTCCCGAAGACCGCCTTCAAGGCCTTGAATGCGGCGTACTCGTCGAGCCATGACCGCTCGGCACTGCAGAAGCGATCGTAATCGTAACGAAAGGCGCCCGCGCAGGCCGAGAAACGCCGCCACGCCTCCGAGAGTATCCGCTCCTTGAAGGCGGAGGCCAAACGGTAATCGACCCGGCCTTGGGGGAAGCGTGGCGGACTGGACAAATCTCTCTTGTCCAGGAAACCCTCCTCGACGAGCCTCTCGGGACTCACGAGCAGGGGGTTGCCGGCAAATGCCGACGGGCTGCTGTAAGGCGAACTCCCCATCTGCAGCTCCGTCGGGGCCAGCGGGAGCATCTGCCAGAGGCGCTGGCCGCACCGGTGGAGGAATTCGGCGAACCGGTAGGCCTCGGGCCCCAGGTCGCCGATGCCGTAAGGCGACGGCAGGGAGGTCACGTGCAGCAGGATCCCGCTTCGTCTGTCCTGTTTCATCCCTTAAAGCAGTTTCTCAGGGTTTGCCTTCTCTTCCAGCAAATCCGCGAGTTTCAAGGCATCGCGCACGGCGTCGCCTTCCATCGTGTTGTCGAAAAAAACATAGACCGCTCTGCCCTCGCCGAGCCACCCCCGGATCGCATCCGCCCGCTCCTGCAGAAACGAATCGGGGTATTTGCCGCGGTAGGGTTCCTTCAGGGGGCCGTGGAGCCGGATGTAGACGAAGTCGGCCGTCACCGTGTCGGGAGAGCGGAGCCCGGCGAAGTCATAGATGCAGAACGCCGCACCGCGCTTTTTCAAGATATCATAGGTCTCATCCCGAAACCAACCGGGATCGCGAAACTCGAAAGCATAACGGAAACCCTTGTCCAATGTATGACAAAAAGATTCCAACAACTCGCCGTTGAAAGGAAATCTTGCCGGCAACTGAAAGAGGATCGGGCCGAGTTTCACGCCCAGGGTGCGAATCCGTTCCAAAAAAGGTCCCACGGTGGCCGAGGGCTCGCCCAGGCGCTTGATGTGCGTGATGTATCGGCTTGCCTTGACGGCGAAGACAAACCCTGCGGGGACGAGGTCGCGCCAGCGGGCCAGGGTCGATTCGAGCGGCAGGCGGTAGAAGGTGCTGTTGACCTCCAGGCATCGGAACCGTGCGCTGTAGTAGGCGAGATATTCCCGTGCGGGCATCTTGTCCGGGTAGAACGAACCCTTCCAGGAGGGATAGGAAAAGCCCGACGTGCCGATGCAGAGGGTGTGTTTTGTCGCGCTTACCCCATGGCACCCCCTTGTCCGTTACGGTCTGTGATTCCGGCCGGTGGCCTTTCAGAGGGTAAGAAGGGAAGAGGGTAAGAAGGTTGGAGAAGGAATCGCCATCCGTTTGTCCGGAGTCCCATCCAACTCTCTCACCTTCTCATCCTTTTACCTTCTCATCTGACCCACTCAGCACGGAGTACAGTGACCGCCTGGCCGCCGATCAGGACGCGGTCGCCTCTCAGGCCGACGCGGAGGATCCCGCCCCGCGCCGAGGCCTGGAAGGCCG
Proteins encoded in this region:
- a CDS encoding 4Fe-4S binding protein, translated to MHHYHKLQEKLDTHPIGAPRSEEFLEILKILFLPDEVELATLLEFRLQKASDVAKRAGIGADEALRKLEAMADRGSVLAKVVDGEHAYALLPNYPGLFEYPVMKGLDEPTRDRLAQLWHAYYMKDMAAELASADPPWNRIFPAESAIPDEIEILPYEVASRMMEKNDVIAVANCPCRILGRNCGKPLEVCLCFDGAARFLAERGMAKIIPLEEAREVLKRSEDAGLVHTGSNNAEKLLFMCNCCPCCCHLLMLITKHNRTEALAKSSYRANFDAGSCIGCGLCEERCPVGAFHMHEDVADFDAAACIGCGLCVSTCPSDAIALVKRDDYMPPPANLNDLVKKISGKKRKDRDAG
- a CDS encoding DUF72 domain-containing protein, giving the protein MPAREYLAYYSARFRCLEVNSTFYRLPLESTLARWRDLVPAGFVFAVKASRYITHIKRLGEPSATVGPFLERIRTLGVKLGPILFQLPARFPFNGELLESFCHTLDKGFRYAFEFRDPGWFRDETYDILKKRGAAFCIYDFAGLRSPDTVTADFVYIRLHGPLKEPYRGKYPDSFLQERADAIRGWLGEGRAVYVFFDNTMEGDAVRDALKLADLLEEKANPEKLL
- a CDS encoding phosphomannose isomerase type II C-terminal cupin domain; its protein translation is MGSQHKEERPWGYFSVLSEDAHHKLKRIVVYPGKRLSLQRHRHRDEHWVIISGEARMTVDGGECTLRRGQSVDIPRGSLHRVMNTGETELVIVEIQTGDAFDESDIERFEDDYGRASRD
- a CDS encoding lactate dehydrogenase, whose translation is MKILFAAPEKAWGGVLGLLREALPEHEFVALGHFAPESLKGYDVVIPTMSRITGPLLDGADRLRLVQQVGSGLEGVDIEAAKKRGIRVANVPTDACGNADSVAELGIYLMIGLARNARGMAASFADRKIGEPRGTTLMGKTAGIVGLGGIGKALIRRLRALDMKLVGIKRDASGASAAEMGLDWVGGRGDLERLLGMSDFVVLCLPLTAESRNLLNDRTFAAMKQGSFLINLSRGGLVDRNALEHALAAGKIAGAGLDVFWEEPVDPADPIFRHNVVVTPHVGGSTDISIGGIARIVADNIRRAAEGQQPLYAK
- a CDS encoding radical SAM protein encodes the protein MRNHHAVDARTPLERLRGLAGFFFRRKILGRDVPLLASFKLTYRCNLRCAPCPYHRREDADSSIRWESATAALDALVRGGCRIAVFEGGEPLLWRDGAKRFGDIARRARERFLCTAATTNGTLPLDVPVDVLWVSLDGTKGTHDRLRSGSFDRVWENLRHPPRCKLLVHFTMNRENWRELPQLLDALKERPAVRGVTLQLFYPYGQGEDVLSLSPDERREAIGLAVRLKERGYPIVNSRRALERMITNGWTCRDRLLANVDPDGSVTQGCYVRSRGEVRCSDCGFTPVAELSGAVDLAPGSILAGWKAFVSA
- a CDS encoding mannose-1-phosphate guanylyltransferase — its product is MSDLEKGLVAVIMAGGMGTRFWPLSTPERPKQFVTLQGDRSLLQMSFDRLRGLVDPGRILLLTNAAHVELARQQLPELPAGHVIGEPLRRDTAAAVALAAVLVRKRFGDSIILTLTADHLIEPADLFQQDLVSAARQVAAADVFYTFGIRPAYPATVYGYLETGAALAADGAIEHFELRRFKEKPDLETARRYVDSGRFLWNSGMFVWRASAILREIRTWLPGHADAFEPLGGSDGTPQWQEALEKAFSAIRPISIDYGVMEKTRTPLRCVSARFSWRDVGGWLAVRDLLPSDPGQNAFRGRLKALDAAGNLVFCEIPEETVALIGVEGLVVVRSGNRTLVARKEDVDRIRELSES
- a CDS encoding TerC family protein translates to MSIILIDLILAGDNAVVIAAAVRTLPRKQRQKGILLGAGAAVVLRVILTYFAAQLLQMAYVKLIGGLFILWVAVKLFVDSAPEEEEVRQSATSILQALWVIVVADLTMSVDNVLAVAGASKGNLFLLLFGLGLSIPFVVLTSSLLSLLMDKYPFILYVGAGVLGKVGGEMIFTDPAVIQWIRVPEPLLYGLEALFAVGVIVAGKLWVRRKPEKNP
- a CDS encoding site-2 protease family protein, giving the protein MFGNRVTLFKLLGFEVKLDSSWIILAVLITWSLAKGVFPAYFEDMPTANYWAMGVAGAVGLFLSIIFHELSHSLVARRFGIPMRGITLFIFGGVAEMSEEPPSARAEFLTAVIGPVSSLVLAAAFYGILQAGESFGWPAAINGVLFYLVWVNAILALFNLLPAFPLDGGRVFRSALWSWKGDLRWATMVSSQVGSGFAFVFIAMGLWGIIEGNFIGGLWQAMIGLFLRGAARASYQQVLTRDALAGLKVSRFMTPDPVSVPPGITLQDFVEGYLYRTHHQIYPVVEGGELVGCLTVRSLKDVPRAEWPRRLVGEAAGRCDEATVIGPDADALSVLGMMNETGNSRLLVVDNGRLAGIVTLKDLMEVLALRMEIEGSRH
- the tatA gene encoding twin-arginine translocase TatA/TatE family subunit codes for the protein MFGIVMPEMIIIVIVSLVFFGPGRVPELGSSIGKATQGFKKAMTETEKEPDSKQDRQG
- a CDS encoding superoxide dismutase, with the protein product MEERVTAGGLTRREFMRASLAGCALMALSPVAAPSGASAQAKGPFELPPLPYAQDALAPVISAATVGFHYGKHHRGYLDNLNGLVKGTPYEKMSLEAVIRASASGHGQEAVFNNAAQVWNHTFYWNGMKAGGGGRPAGEIGRRIDRDFGSYENFRKEFLAAALGQFGSGWAWLVADGKTLKVVKTPNAENPITRGLQPLLTIDVWEHAYYLDYQNRRKDFVEASLDRLVNWAFAEANLPK
- the malQ gene encoding 4-alpha-glucanotransferase; the protein is MKQDRRSGILLHVTSLPSPYGIGDLGPEAYRFAEFLHRCGQRLWQMLPLAPTELQMGSSPYSSPSAFAGNPLLVSPERLVEEGFLDKRDLSSPPRFPQGRVDYRLASAFKERILSEAWRRFSACAGAFRYDYDRFCSAERSWLDEYAAFKALKAVFGRVPWTGWPEGFRSRRMRVLGPQIRELAPVIEEQKFRQYLFFRQWAALKAYCNGLGVLVMGDLPCYVHHDSADVWGNPNLFKLDAEGRPAFVAGVPPDYFSRTGQLWGNPVYDWGVHRKTRFAWWVSRVRHSLRLFDLVRIDHFRGLVSYWEVPAGHRTAARGRWVPAQAPGLFRAVLRKVPGSVLVAEDLGHITPEVRALLDRLGLPGMRVLLFAFGAEDGSEHHAPHSHSERDFVYTGTHDNNTVRGWFEGDAREDEREKFFCYIGCRVPAGRVHEAMIRLAMMSVAATAIIPMQDWLGLGAEARMNLPAGRGGWWRWRLVPGQIDRRLEHRILEMTKTYGR